From the Drechmeria coniospora strain ARSEF 6962 chromosome 02, whole genome shotgun sequence genome, the window TTGGGCTTATCGGGCCGTCGACCAATCTCTCCTGATTTCTCGCCCGATTCTggagcgccgacgagacaATTGCCTGCCTTGGCGGTGCTATCTCGGGGAAGACGAGATGTACACTGCTTCATGTCGGGAAAAATGCTTCATTCCGCTTACAGTACTAGACAGGCGACTCCAGGCACCGCCCAACACAAAGTTGTGTACGGAGAatttctccgtacatgaacggcagagttgtactgtagttagCACTGGTACTGCATATGTACCTGCGGGTGCACTGTTAGTAGGTGTGCACGCACaatgtaatacttgtaacaGATGCACTCCGTTACTCTACAACTTACTACActctaagtaagtacatttacatgcacatgtgcacctTCCCGCACATCATGCGTTAATACTtcatgtacggggtacacCTAAGGTAGATGTATAGTAAAGCGGTGCAttcttactgtacatgtacttgcagatgCTCGTCGACTACAGGGACAATGGGATGAGAATAACGCTTGGAAATGTACGGGGTACACCTAAGGTAGATGTATAGTAAAGTGGTGCAttcttactgtacatgtaagtacttgtagatgCTCGTCGACTACAGGGACAATGGGATGAGAATAACGCTTGGAAATTGAGTATTAGGACTCGAAGTACAATTAGAGtcgtacagcacagcaagtacttacatgtacagtgctccgtaccgatTACCTCCcgtaggcgtacatgtacaatacgGCACTCACGTGCATCTGCCCCTGTCTCCCTCCCTTCTCCCCCCGCATGACGCAGTGCTCAACGGGAACGCCGAGCACTAGTTCCAAGATGGTTGCCCACAGGCTTACTTATTTtgcctgtgcatgtacatgtacttgtacagtcAAAGTAAGCCCAGTACTtgcctgtgcatgtactgccaGTACACCTAGGCTTTGTAGATGCAGCCTGGACAGTCCGgggcacatgtacatttacaagcactgtaatacttacatgcgCAACTGCCACCGTGTACACGGACATGTAAGAAAATCCTGGCCTTGTCGCCGAGAATACCCAGGCGACGGCTTCTGGAATTGAAAGAAAAGAGACAATGCAAACGTGATGCCTTTAGAGCTGCGCTCGAGGCTCACTCAccacggcaacgacggcaagaCAAACGCAAACACCGATGGACCATGGACCATCACGCCGAGTACATCTGCGGGATACAAGTATATGTACTCCACTCTGGTCgctaggtacaagtacttgcatcacCCCTGCGGCGCTGTAGTCAAGTCCGCCGACCGGCTGCCTGTATCCCGCGATCTGGAATCCCCACAACCGAGATCCGTTCAGCTCTAGCGCGCCTGTTGGTCACCAGCTACGGCGCCAACAGAAGTTGACAGACAAGACTCGGAGCTTTTCtaccatccatccatccatccatccgtctgTCCGttcatcatccatccatccatcctacATTCATTCGTGAGTCGGGAGAGAAAACCTGTCATAAAAAGGACGTGCTGCGCTTGAAACAACCACCTACTTCGGCCTGTACATCCATCTCCCTTCAACAGTCTATACAACGCACTACGTATtcggtacagtacttgcggtacagtacatgtatagaGTACGTGTGCACCAACATGCAACGAATACATGCGGCGGCTGTGGCAAGAACATAATACAGCTCAAGCGAAAAGGAAGGAGCATCGCACGATTCATGACTGCCATGATCCTCGCTTGATTCCATCGTACACGACTTCACCGAGCAACACCTGTCAATTTTTCAGCTTCCTCATCGTGCCCTGTGGCCGTCTCATCTCAGGTCGACATATCTCAACTCACCTCATCCTATCCCGTCCCACAACCGCCcggctcatcgtcgtcccaTCGTCGCCTCATCCCATCTCACCTCATCTCATCTGACCTTGTCCCATCTGACCTTGTCCCATCTCACATTTTCCCATCTCACCTTGTCCCACCTCGTCGTATCCCAATTCACCATATCTCATCCCACCCTATCCTACGACAAATCGTTCCATCCGAACCCGATAAAACTCTCGACCGATCACGACTCCGTGGCGGCGACACCGGGAGAAGCAATGGGTGAGGATACAAGTCCTGCGCTGCAAGTCATCGTGCTGGTaggtcccccccccccttcgtCCCTCTCATGACCCCGCGGCCTCGTTCCGCAGCATCGTCCTGGAACTGGTCGTCGTGCCGCGGCCCGTCCGTCGCACAAGCGGACTCGGCTGAAACATGACGGACGCGGCATCGTGTGCTGACACGCTCAGGGCTCCGGCGGCGGTCCTTTGGAATCGAACATCACGGCCTTTCTCGTCCGTGCCGTTTCCCAGGACTGGTCTAAGGGAtccatcatcgccgtcgacgccggcgttcACCTCTCGGCCATCACCCGCCTCATCGAGGAggccacgccgtcgcctccccCGACGTCTCTTCCCTTCACCCTCGCAACCGGACCCTTTGCCGGCCTGTCGTTGCCCTACAGCTCACCGGCGGCCAACGCGGCGCACATGACTCGGAATCTCATCGACACCTATCTCATCACCCATCCTCACCTCGACCACATCTCCGGCTTCGTCATCAACACGGCCGGCCTGCCGGGGACGCGGCCGAAGAAGCTCGCCGGATTGCCGAGCACCATCCAGGCCCTCAAGAGGCACGTCTTCAACAATGTCATCTGGCCGAATCTGAGCGACGAAAacaacggcgccggcctcttGACCTACCTACGCCTCGTCGAAGGCGGAAGCCCCGCGCTCGGTGACGGTCAGGGCAAGGGCTACCTCGAGGTCTGCGATGGCCTTCTCGTCAAGACGTGGAGCGTCAGCCACGGCCACTGCATCGAAAGGCACTTCCACAGCGGCTCGGCCCCGAGCACGTCGCCTCGGTCCGGCAGCCGCGACTTCTCCGCCCCGATGCCACGCCGAGACTTGCCCGGCCAGCAGAGCTTCCGGGGCCAGACGTCGCTCAGCCAGCCGTCTTTCGACGGCATCACCCCTCTATTCACCGCCGTGAGTGAGCAGGAGAGGCCGGAAAAGTACTGCGTCTACGACTCGAGCGCCTACTTCATCCAGGACGTCGCCCACCGGCGCGAGGTGCTCATCTttggcgacgtcgagcccGACACCATCTCGCTGAACCCGCGCAACCGCGGCATCTggctcgaggcggcgccCAAGATAGCGGGCGgcaccctcgccgccatcctcatCGAGTGCAGCTACGACGACTCCCGGAGCAACGACCGGCTGTTTGGCCACATGAAacccgtcttcgtcgtcgaggagctgctcgtcttggccgccgaggtcgaggccgtccgcAGGCTtggccgcgccgccgagtgCCGAAAACGCAAGAGGCtgagcgtcggcgaggaaccCTTCAGCCACCGGCCCAAGCCCTCGAGCAGGCGACCCGCAGCCCACGACGAACCGGTGTCGCCCAAGTCGGTCAAGACGCCGCTGTACAAGCCCGTCGACGGAACGGACACGCCTCATctcccgacgccgacggacgaACCTtggctcggcgacgtcgaatCCATCGACCCCggccccgtcgccgcgccTGCGGCACGTCCGCTCGAAGGGCTCAAGGTCGTCATAATGCACGTCAAGGAGGCGTTGGTGGACGGACCCGACGTTGGCGATACGATCCTTCGGCAGCTGCGGGAGCACGAACAGGACGCCCAGCTCGGCTGCGAGTTTATCGTATCGAGGTCGGGTCAGAGCATGTATCTCTGAGAGCGGGGGGTtgttttttttcttcttcaCGTCATTGTATTCCCTTCATCGTTGCTTGGATGATGCCTTTGATATGAGCCTTCTCAGCATGCGGCCTTTCTGTTTCATCTTACAGCTATCCTACGAATCAACGTACAAACGAGATGATGTTACCCATCGCCGTGCCCCCATACCCTTTCGGTCCGTCTCTCGGCCCCGCACGACGGTCGACTTGTCGACTGCCGATTTTCATTTCCTTTTTCATCTTTCATTTGTATCCTATTCCATCGCAGGAGACGCAGGGGCGGCATGCAACGACTGCTGTGCCTTTCTAAGTCGTCCGAagccctgctcgccgccgaggtcccCGTCGAACTTGGGCCTCGGGATCTCGACGGCCTCTGTCGTTCTGCCGTAggtgatgccgccgaggcgactGACGGGTTGGAGACGCTGCACCACTGTGAGAAACGTTTCGCGTCGAcgcacgcggccgaggacggaggatGGGACGGACGGTAGGATCAACGAGGTTCTTGTCTTGGTTCAACGCATCCTCCCGCACCCACATGCGTGTGCCTTCgaagatggcgacggtgcccgacttcttgccctcggccgcccggcTCTCGTACTCCCTCAGCAGGTCGagcttggcctcgacgcTGAAGACGGCCTCCTTGACGCGCGCGCACCGGACCGTCTGGCAGTCGTGCAGGGGCGTGAGGCCGCTGACGGACCACTCGGAGGCGCCGTAGGGGGCGTCGATGCTGGTCGAgttggcggcctcgaggaagGTCTCGCTGACGATGTTGatgacggcctcgcccgtgTCGCGAACGTTGCGCAGCGTGtccttggcgtcggcgaggccgcaggagaagccgacgacgaagaggggCGGGTCGTGGTTGACGAGGTTGAAGTAGCTGAAGGGCGCGAGGTTGgtcgtctcgccgtcgaggctgcgCGTGCTGACAAAGGCGATGGGACGCGGcgtgacggccgagatgaGCAGCTTGTAGTTGAAGGTGGCCGGCCGCCCGGGCTCGTaggggtcgacgacgacgtgcttCTGGGAGGCGTCGGCGGACGTGTACAGctcgttggcgccgtcgccaaacTTCCACGCCGGCTGCGGGGCTCTGTGGAGGCGGAAGTGCGACGACGGGTCCCACGGGGGGCGCGAGGCCTCGAGTTTCTTGAAGTCGGGGCGCGCCTCGCGTttggcgacgccgtcgacgtcgccgtctggcatggtcgaggacgaggtcgaggaagacCGAGCCGGCGGGGCGCGGCTGGGGAGGATGCGAGAAAGCGGGAGCCGCCGGTGGTGGACGAAGCTGGCGCGCGGAGGCATATGAAGACGAGAATGGAGATGACGAATGACGGACGAGCCGTTGTGCGGTGAAAGATCAACGCAGCGCCGCTGCGGATGAAATCAGTTCCATGACGTGATGCAGGTCGCCCGCTCAAGGGTTAGTTCCCCTTCTTCCGCGCAAGCCATTTATTCCTGGCATCGCAGGATGACATTCCATTCCGTCAGGATCTACGTCCAGCAGTCGGTCCTCGCTTCTCGCTTCCCCGCCACGCTCTGTGCTCGGTACCCGGCCATTCGTGTCTCGTGATCTGCGTCGGTGCGTGTTGTGGTGTTTTGTCGCTGGAGGGGACCTGGCCTGCGGAAGCAGACAACACGAAGGGGATTGCAGTGTTCTCAGGAGCCTGTTCAAGGGCTGTGCTTCCTATGGAATGGTGCTTACAGCAGGTAATGGCAAGTGCCTATGTACTCCGTGGGGGTTTGCAAGTTCTGTATTaatccgtactgtattattaAACTGCTGTAAATCCTACCGAGGCTTGCTGTAGGAGTAATATTAGTGCTTGCACCGTGCTTCTGATTGACCTGGAGGTACACCTGTGTCACCgccagtactgtacagcattATAGGTAGGCAGGTGTACACTTGAGTGCGTgtaaagtactgtaagtacatgcggGGGCGGCGACCGCTCAGGTACTAGGTTTCATTTttggagcaagtactccgtaagttCTTGTAATTATCACTGATGAGCTATACAGTATGGACCATTTTCggagcaagtaagtacttgtaattatCACTGATGAGCTATACAGTATGGACCGTGTGTACTGACAAGGCATGGCCGGGTAGGTACAGTGGTGTGccaaaaatgtcgattcgatttgtaggagtagcgctaccaaagctgcatcgtcacttttgtcaagtcTCTGTACCTGTAAGTAGGTCGGTGGTTAATGGCAGTTTGTCGTCAGAGGCATTCAaagtacatataagtactccgtacggagtaagtagttgtactttttgcaagtatactgtacccgtacttacggagcacagtaatacttgatACTATTATCACTGTGCATCAACACTTCATACAAAGTACAGGAAATATAATAATTACAtgcaataatacttgtaatcgtgccacgccccacctaaaggtgtactgtaagtacatgtactgcgtacgtaagtactaggcaagtaagtacatctactCAAGTACAGATGCTTGCTTGGACTACCGTCGACCGCTTGGTGGGGCACTCGGCGCTTTGCCTCCGATTCCAACTTTCCATCGGAATAATAATGTGCAGATATCGATATCCACAACCACCTCAAATGCACCACATCGCTCTCTGCAAAAGCTGATGGAACAATGGGGCTCGCGGCGCCTCGCACTCGCCGCTTCGCTCCTTAGCCACCCTTCCCTCTTCTCCAACTCGCTCTCTAGCCGCGGCCGCAGCTCCTGTACGGCCGTCGCCCGTCTTCACACCCGACGTCGCTCGACCAGGAACCCAAAGCAGGCTGCGTTGCCGACTTCGGCGGCACGAACCTCGACTCCGGCTCCCCCCTCGAAGCCCTCCTACGGCCACGACGCCTCCATCATGACGACGACCGTCGAGCTGGCCACGGTGCCCTCGGCCGACACCCCCGGCACCTGCCTCTACATGCACCACGATAAACGCTCCTACGTCTTCGGCCGCGTTCCCGAGGGCACCCAGCGCGCCTTTGGCAGCCGCAAGGTCCATCTCGGCAGCACCGAGCATGTGTTCCTCAGCGGCCCCGTCGGCTGGGACCAGATGGGCGGCCTCATCGGCTACCTCctcagcgtcggcggcgccctcgacgccgcccgcgagAACACGGTGCAGGAGAACGAAAAGCGCAAGGGCATGGGCCAGAAGCTGCTGAAGCAATCCGTCCACGCCGGCATCGGTGTCCACGCCGGCGACAACCTCTGCCATGTCATGGCCGCCTGTCGACCCGTCATCTTTCGCCAGCCCATCAGCGTTCGACCGTATGAGCACAGGACGGACCCGAGGACCGACGATGCGGCGAATGTCGACCCGGACTGGTCGGACGATGCGATCCGAGTGTGGAAGATACCCGTCCGGAGATCGCGCTCGAGCAGTCCACCGAAGCGCCGCCGCagctccgtcgacggcgccgacccGGATACCTTCAAGCCGCGCTCGTCCCTCTCGGACCCGACCGTGGCCGCCATGGTCGTCGAGAGAATCATGTTCAGCGGCAGCCTCAGCAACAGATCGGTTCTCTCGCGTCGGAAcatcggccgcctcgagcctGCGGACCTAGCCGTCACCATCCAAAACGGTGTTCTCGTGCCGTACAAGGGCCCTTACGCGGATGTCCCGAACCCCAACGATGCCGCCTGGCTATTTCCAGCCCCAAACGACACCTCCggagacgccgccgccggagacgGCACCCTAGCCATCAACCACTTCCCCATACCACGGACCTCGTACGGCGAGACGTCCATGTCCTACATCGTCAAGTGCCACGACCGCCGAGGTAAATtcaacgccgccgaggccagTCGGCTGGGCGTCAAGGTCCAGGACTTTAAGCTCCTGACCGCAGGCCAGAATGCCCAAGGCAAGGATGGCCTTACCGTCACGCCCGACATGGTTCTCGGCGAGCCCCAACCCGGAAggggcatcgtcgtcgccgacattCCCTCGCCAGACTTCATCGCACCCTTCATGGAGCGACCCGAGTGGGACAGCTCGGAGCTCATGGCGTACGTTGCCGTCATGTATTGGATACTGGGTCCCACCATCGCCGAAGATGCCCGAGTGCAGTCCTTCATCGCCAAGCACGCCGACATCAAGCACGTCTTTTGCGCCGAGGACACCTGCCCCAACATGGTGACCCATCcaggcgccgccgagatGCAGGTGAAGCTACGGCGAGTGGACCCCAAGAGGTTTCCCCTGACCAAGTTCGTCAACACCGTCCAGTTTCCAGCCCCGGCCGCCGATGCACCCGTCGAGCTTGGACGGGCCGGCGCGAAGCTGCAGCTCATGCCGCGCCTCGTCTTTAATCACGAGGCCGTGGCCCCCTTCCCGGACCTCGTCAAGGCCTCCAACGCAGTTCACCCCAaggtcctcgagctcgcccaACTGGCGGAAGCAGAAGCGTCCGACGCCAACCTGCGAGCGAGGATCGACGAGAGCGAAAAGGACATTCCGAACAGGGATGCCGAAATCATCCCCCTCGGCACAGGCTCCTCCGTCCCCAGCAAGCACCGAAACGTCTCCGGAACGCTGATCCTCGTCCCCGGCATCGGCAACTACCTGCTCGACTGTGGCGAGGGCACTCTTGGCCAGATGAGAAGAGCCTTTGaccccgacgaggccgccgacgttcTTCGCAACCTCcggtgcgtcgtcgtcagccacGTGCACGCCGACCACCACCTCGGGCTCGTCTCCCTCCTCAAGGCCTGGTACGAGCAAACGCTCAAGGACAGTAGCAAGGCCACGATTGCCATCTCCTGCATCGGCCGCTACCGCACCatgctcgaggagctcgctCAGGTCGAGGACTTTGGCTTCCACCGCCTGCGCTTCCCGTCCTGCCCTTCAACCGACGACCGCGACCGcgacacgacgacgcgcGACGACCTGGGCGACGAAAACTTTGGCCTCGCCTGCATCAAGCGCATCCCCGTGCCGCACTGCTGGCGCTCTTACGCGACCGAGCTCGAGCTTACGTCGGGCCTGCGCATCGCCTACTCGGGCGactgccggccgtcgaccgccTTCGCCCAGGCCTGCCTCGGCGCCCACCTGCTCGTGCACGAGTGCACCTTTGACGACGATAAGCAGGACCacgccaaggccaagaagcactccaccatggccgaggccctcggcgtcgcccgcGAGATGAAGGCCCGCCGCACCCTGCTGACGCACTTTTCCCAGCGCTACAGCAAAGCTGCCAGCCTGCGTCGCGAGCGTGTCTCGGGCGAAGAGCAAGGAGTCCTGCTTGCCTTTGACCTTATGAGGGTCCGCCTTGGCGATTTTCAAGAGGCCGCATGCTACGTGCCCGCGGTGCAGGCGCTGATGGAGAACTTGGCCTACAATTAGACGACGATGGATATTCGTATATACCACTTTGGCGAGGGAGAAATTCTTGCCCCTAGCCAGTCCCTGATACCTGTCTCCTCACTTTCACTCTGCTATGCTTTTAGCATGATAAACAAATCCCTGCTTGAAAATATAGACGTAGACTTGGACTGTCCACCCCGACTCATCCCCGAATAGTGATCCCACGGGTAACTCGACGCCTCCTCGGTCTTGCCCCAGCCTCCAACGCGCTCGCACTCAGTTCCTCCGTCGATCTCTTGTCTGTTGCCTCTCCATGTTACCGGCGCCACCACCAGCAACATTGTAGTAGTACGAATCGAGCGTCCACGAACTCGCCTTCGGCTCCGCCGCACTGCCGTCCTTGCTGTGGCCAGTCGATTCCCCCGAGACGGTGCGATCATCGTGGCATAGGCGCGTGCGTAAAATTGTCGGTCGCGGGGTCGGCACTGGCAGCGACTGGTGGTCACTCAGCTCGGAGACAGCCTCCAAAAGGAAGCACGAGCCCTCCCGGCTTCTAAAATCTGACACATCAGACACCGATGGGCGGCAACGTAGAGGGGTTGGTGATGAAGGTGATGCAGGCGACATCATGTGGCCATCGCAATAGGTTACATCCCTGTGCCGGTACGGCTTGGCTGATGCCTGGACAGCGGCCGAGTCCGCGACATGGACACTTGTATTAGCCACCCTTGTGCTGGCATTCCGTCGGCATGGCACCTGGGCTAGAGTCCCAATCCCAGTCTGTTTCGTCTCTGAAGGGGACACATTCTGAAATCGCTCGGAAGGCACTGTTGCCGTATCATGGATGATTTTCGTTGCCAGGGATCTCGTCCGCGTCGGAACCGGCAGGCCGTCTCGCGTCGTTGACATCATCGTCTCAACCTTCAGCTGGGAGTCGTACTCGAAGCGAAGCTTCCGACTCACTCTAGCGTCCTTGCGTAGCGTGACGATGCTTGCAACAAGGGCGTCGCTCATCTCCCGCATGGCCGCTTGCGTCGGTAGCGGGTACAGCTTCATCCAGGACTTGATGATTCTCAGGAGCCGCGGTTCTGTTCGAATCATGTCCCGCTTCATGGAGTACGTATGGCGTGCCTTGATGGCGGCCCTCAGATCCGTTAGCATCTGCGCCTCGGAGCCCACGACGGCAAGTATGCACGCCTCACATCTGCCCATCTCGCTCATCGGCGCAGCCGATTCGGGCGCCTCGCGCAGGAAAACTTTCATGAAGAGATCTTTTCCGAGCCACAACGCCGTCGTGTTGTCCATCCTCTCCAGCCATTCGCTCAGAGGCCATGGGATGCTGTTGTTGGCACGATGTCTCCTGAACCGGTTGAGATGTACCGTGCATTCGCGGGCGACCAGCACCATGAGCTTCCGCACGACGCGTGGATCAAGCGGCTTGTGCATGAGGCACAGATTGGCGTGCGTCAGGGAGACCGGAGAGCGATATTTGGCTATGGAGGTGCCGATGCGGGTgatgaagccgacgatgcctGTTGGTCGCAGGAGGCATCCGTCTAGACGCTTCATCAAGTCTTTTTGAACGTGAGTCCGTTCCATTCCAGAGAGCGTCTTGTCGAGGTAGAGCAGACTGGTAAGCTTgtcgagcgcctcgtcggAAATCTCCCTCAAGGCGCTGTCAACGTCCGGTacacgccgccggctgcgctTCGTGCAGGGTCTGCTGCGGACCAGCATGTTGGATGTCGAAGATTCACCGAGAGAATCACAGAGATGCTTGCAATGTATAGCGAGTCCAAGAGTTGGCGATCAGCAAGAGAGAACCGACAGACGACTGGCTGGATGAACGGCACCCGCTGCTGCAAGGCTGGCAGGCAGGATCTCGAGCGGCTGTTCTTGGTAAAATAACGAAGAGTCGTTTGACAAAGGTTCCGTCCGAGTACTCATCAATGCAAACGGGCTGCCATCAAGTAGCTGTTGTGTTCAAACAACAAAGTTCGCGGAGCGGACAAAGCATGCTACCGATGGTTAGCCCATACTTCCAAAGTAGTTGTATCGGCATACCGCATACAAACGGGATGGGCCCTTTCCCAGTCGGAATGGGTTTCCTTTGTCGTCCAAACCTAGGAGGCAGACTATACGGTCCAGCGATCAAGCCGGTGTTCGGGTCGGCACTGTTGGGCACTCCTGCGGGCCATCCTTGGGACCGGCAGCCCCGAAAGGAATGCACTGCGGGCAGAACGCTGAGGAGAATTAGAGACTGATGTAAACTAGGCTCGCAAACCCCAAACTTGTTGCCCTCGTGTGCCACGCCGGTTTCCAGCCACCGAAAGACTCCAAGTTCACAGACGTATTCTTTCCTGCATTCGCTCGCATCCTCGAATGCCGAGGCAAGTCTGTATCGGTCCACAAGGGTATGCAACCGAGCTGGATGATGTGGAAGTGCTGCAGACGGTGCACCCCATGGGGCGGAATCGCAAAGGCACAAAGGGCGTCCATTGGTCTACCAGACACAGCTCCCGACGTCAAGATGGGTTACGACGAAACGGGTGGATGCCGAGTGTGAAGAGTCGACCGAGCACGCGTCAGCCGACGAACGGCGCTTGCCTCGGATGCTCCCGCTCGACCCGTTGTCTCTCGAGGCGGATCCTGGCCGCTTCGGTCCCGTCGTCGGGACCGGCCATCTCCTTAAACCAGGCGTGATTCAGGGCTTCCCTGGCGGTGATGCGCTTGGCGGGGTCGAAGATGAAGATTTTGTTGAGCAAGTCGAGCAAGTTATGAAAATATGTGGTGGATGGGAATATATCCTGCAGCCCGATTAGGGACGACGTCCGGCGGAAAGTCAAGGGTAGACGCGGGCATGCACGGCTGGACGTACACGAAGCTTCTTCATGGCCTTGACGAATCTCCGGGAACCACGAGTGGTTTCCGTCGCAGGGTAGTCCAGTTTCAGGCGCTTGAAGTATCTGAGCAAGAAGCTGTCAGCATCTCGACATGGCAGCAGGCGCGGCGGAGGTGACGGATGGCGCTCGACCTACTTTGACGCCGGGTTCCCGCCACTGCGGGTGGACATTTTGTTCACCGTCTGGACCAGATGAGGGTCAATacgacgaccgacgacggcctccaTCATGGCGAGGTGTTCGAGGTTGTCGTGGGTCTGGAACAAGGCATCGCCGGTGAAGaactcgacgaggatgcagCCGATGCTCCAGATGTCGCAGGGAAAGGACCAGCCGATGCCCAGGATGATCTCGGGGGCGCGGTAGTGGCGCGTGGAGACGACGGAGCTGTGGTACTCGTCCTGGAAGGTGGCGGAGCCAAAGTCGATGAGTCGAATTTCggtgtcgaggaggacgcgaCGCTGGGTGGCCTGGCGGTTtacggccgtcgaggaggaggggattTTGCGGTTGTAGGTGAAGGTTTGATAGGTGTTGTCGCAGAGCAGGATGTTCTCGGGCTTCAGGTCCGTGTGGATCAGGTTGAGGTCGTGCAGGACTAGTGGAGGGTTAGGACGGGTCGCGGAAGCAGGCTCGTCAAAGGTCGGCGAGGGAAGGAGGCTCACAAGCAACGCTGACGAACAGCTGTCGAGCGAGGCTCTGGATGTGGCTGTTGGGGAAGGGCACGAAGCCGTTTCCCTTTAAGAAATCAAAGACGCTCTGGCCGAGGAGGTCCATGACGATGCAGATGTGGCCGCGGTAGTCGAAGCAGTCTCGCAGATGGATGCATCGGTTCCGCTTGTCATCGTCGTTGGCttcgagggtggcgaggacgCGCAGCTCGATCCTCGAGGCATCGCGGTACTTTTGCACGGACCGGATGatcttgacggcgacggattTGTTGAGCTTTCGGTCGCGCGCCTGGACGACCTTGCCGAAGGTGCCTTGGCCGAGGAGTTTCGTGATTTGGTCTGCTCCGGGTCAGCCATCATCGGCGGGTGCCGTCGTTCGGGACGGCTCACATTTCTCGGTAAGATTGGCATCG encodes:
- a CDS encoding nitrilotriacetate monooxygenase component B translates to MPDGDVDGVAKREARPDFKKLEASRPPWDPSSHFRLHRAPQPAWKFGDGANELYTSADASQKHVVVDPYEPGRPATFNYKLLISAVTPRPIAFVSTRSLDGETTNLAPFSYFNLVNHDPPLFVVGFSCGLADAKDTLRNVRDTGEAVINIVSETFLEAANSTSIDAPYGASEWSVSGLTPLHDCQTVRCARVKEAVFSVEAKLDLLREYESRAAEGKKSGTVAIFEGTRMWVREDALNQDKNLVDPTRLQPVSRLGGITYGRTTEAVEIPRPKFDGDLGGEQGFGRLRKAQQSLHAAPASPAME
- a CDS encoding tRNA processing endoribonuclease Trz1; translated protein: MEQWGSRRLALAASLLSHPSLFSNSLSSRGRSSCTAVARLHTRRRSTRNPKQAALPTSAARTSTPAPPSKPSYGHDASIMTTTVELATVPSADTPGTCLYMHHDKRSYVFGRVPEGTQRAFGSRKVHLGSTEHVFLSGPVGWDQMGGLIGYLLSVGGALDAARENTVQENEKRKGMGQKLLKQSVHAGIGVHAGDNLCHVMAACRPVIFRQPISVRPYEHRTDPRTDDAANVDPDWSDDAIRVWKIPVRRSRSSSPPKRRRSSVDGADPDTFKPRSSLSDPTVAAMVVERIMFSGSLSNRSVLSRRNIGRLEPADLAVTIQNGVLVPYKGPYADVPNPNDAAWLFPAPNDTSGDAAAGDGTLAINHFPIPRTSYGETSMSYIVKCHDRRGKFNAAEASRLGVKVQDFKLLTAGQNAQGKDGLTVTPDMVLGEPQPGRGIVVADIPSPDFIAPFMERPEWDSSELMAYVAVMYWILGPTIAEDARVQSFIAKHADIKHVFCAEDTCPNMVTHPGAAEMQVKLRRVDPKRFPLTKFVNTVQFPAPAADAPVELGRAGAKLQLMPRLVFNHEAVAPFPDLVKASNAVHPKVLELAQLAEAEASDANLRARIDESEKDIPNRDAEIIPLGTGSSVPSKHRNVSGTLILVPGIGNYLLDCGEGTLGQMRRAFDPDEAADVLRNLRCVVVSHVHADHHLGLVSLLKAWYEQTLKDSSKATIAISCIGRYRTMLEELAQVEDFGFHRLRFPSCPSTDDRDRDTTTRDDLGDENFGLACIKRIPVPHCWRSYATELELTSGLRIAYSGDCRPSTAFAQACLGAHLLVHECTFDDDKQDHAKAKKHSTMAEALGVAREMKARRTLLTHFSQRYSKAASLRRERVSGEEQGVLLAFDLMRVRLGDFQEAACYVPAVQALMENLAYN